One window of Deltaproteobacteria bacterium genomic DNA carries:
- a CDS encoding ABC transporter ATP-binding protein: MALLELRDVHKAFGDHSILRGVNLRVEKGTTTVIMGESGSGKTVLMKTIIGLLRADSGQVLVDGVDLAGLDERGLAQVRARFGMVFQGAALFDSLSVFDNVAFPLRERFPHLGEAEVARRVREKLDLFDLRSAEARFPEELSGGMRKRLALARALILDPEILLYDEPTTGLDPIMSESVAQMMIRAKQKLGVTSVVIMADLASAFEIADRMAFLHDGRIVAEGTPEEMRRSHDPEVHRFMSLWQESVESLR; the protein is encoded by the coding sequence ATGGCGCTCCTCGAGCTTCGAGATGTGCACAAGGCATTCGGCGACCACTCCATCCTGCGTGGCGTGAACCTGCGCGTCGAAAAGGGAACGACCACCGTCATCATGGGCGAGTCGGGCTCCGGCAAGACCGTGCTCATGAAGACCATCATCGGCTTGCTCCGCGCGGACAGCGGCCAGGTGCTCGTCGACGGCGTGGACCTGGCTGGCCTCGACGAGCGCGGGCTCGCGCAGGTGCGCGCGCGCTTCGGGATGGTCTTTCAAGGTGCCGCGCTCTTCGACAGCTTGAGCGTCTTTGACAACGTCGCGTTCCCGCTGCGCGAGCGCTTCCCGCACCTGGGCGAGGCGGAGGTCGCGCGCCGGGTGCGCGAGAAGCTGGACCTGTTCGACCTTCGCTCTGCGGAGGCGCGCTTCCCGGAAGAGCTCTCGGGCGGCATGCGCAAGCGTCTGGCGCTCGCGCGCGCGCTCATCCTCGACCCGGAGATCCTGCTCTACGACGAGCCGACCACAGGACTCGACCCGATCATGAGCGAGTCGGTGGCGCAGATGATGATCCGGGCGAAGCAGAAGCTCGGGGTCACCAGCGTGGTGATCATGGCTGACCTCGCGAGCGCCTTCGAGATCGCGGACCGCATGGCGTTCCTGCACGACGGGCGCATCGTCGCCGAGGGCACGCCTGAAGAGATGCGGCGCTCGCACGACCCCGAGGTGCACCGGTTCATGTCGCTCTGGCAGGAGAGCGTGGAGTCCCTGCGGTGA